In Plodia interpunctella isolate USDA-ARS_2022_Savannah chromosome 1, ilPloInte3.2, whole genome shotgun sequence, one DNA window encodes the following:
- the LOC128669524 gene encoding maltase A1-like, with amino-acid sequence MRILLVLSLLVVAQVYCQERELDWWETTIFYQIYPRSFKDSDGDGIGDLNGITENLEYLKELGVGATWLSPIFKSPMYDFGYDISDFYDIQEEYGTMEDFDRLIAKANELDIKIILDFVPNHGSNESVWFEEALRGHEKYYDYFVWEDGVVGENGELGPPNNWNSVFRKSAWEYREEVGKYYLHQFVIGQPDLNYRNPEVVEEMKNVVRFWLDKGVAGFRVDAIAHLFEVDKALYGGKYPDEPRSGNRNANPLDYDYYDHIYTKDQDETFDMVYQWREVLDEYKARDGVSRVMMTEAYSSPQLTMRYFGEGDREGVQMPFNFVLISDVNGGSSAAEIKYALDKFLTFKPVDKFSNWVAGNHDNSRVASRFSPELVDGINMIVLLLPGIAVTYMGEEIGMVDGYVSWEDTVDPSGCNTDDPINYWTKSRDPERTPFQWNADKNAGFSTGDKTWLPVAEGYENLNVEVQKVVKRSHLNVYKALVQLRAENTFRYGRFESVALNNDIFAFRRWYNGETYIVVINFRNVPYTVDLTYFENVIGRLEVVLSSVQSPKEAGSNVEASAVDIVESEALVLKVL; translated from the exons ATGAGAATCCTCCTGGTTTTATCTCTGCTTGTTGTGGCGCAAGTTTATTGTCAAGAACGAGAGCTAGACTGGTGGGAAACAACAATTTTCTACCAAATCTATCCGAGGTCTTTTAAGGACAGTGATGGAGACGGCATCGGAGACTTGAATG GAATAACCGAAAATTTGGAATACCTCAAGGAGTTGGGCGTTGGAGCAACTTGGTTATCACCCATTTTCAAATCTCCGATGTATGATTTTGGTTACGATATATcagatttttatgatatcCAGGAAGAGTATGGCACAATGGAAGATTTTGATAGACTTATTGCCAAAGCAAAtgaattag atatcaaaattattcttgATTTTGTGCCCAATCACGGTAGCAATGAAAGCGTGTGGTTTGAAGAAGCACTAAGAggtcatgaaaaatattacgatTACTTTGTCTGGGAAGATGGAGTAGTTGGTGAAAATGGTGAATTAGGACCTCCTAACAACTGG aacagTGTGTTCCGTAAGAGTGCTTGGGAATACAGAGAAGAAGTCGGCAAATACTATCTACATCAATTTGTCATTGGCCAACCAGATCTCAACTACCGTAACCCTGAAGTGGTAGAAGAGATGAAGAACGTTGTACGTTTCTGGCTCGACAAAGGAGTTGCAGGATTTAGGGTTGACGCTATTGCTCATTTGTTTGAAGTAGATAAAGCACTGTATGGTGGTAAATATCCAGATGAGCCTCGTTCGGGTAACAGAAATGCTAATCCTCTGGACTACGATTACTACGACCACATTTATACTAAAGATCAAGACGAGACATTTGATATGGTTTATCAATGGAGGGAAGTGCTGGATGAGTATAAGGCAAGAGATGGAGTTAGCAGAGTCATGATGACTGAGGCTTATTCTAGTCCACAGCTGACTATGAGATATTTTGGAGAAGGTGATAGAGAAGGCGTACAGATGCCATTCAACTTTGTCCTTATTTCCGATGTAAATGGTGGGTCATCTGCTGCTGAAATTAAATATGCTCTCGACAAATTTTTGACATTCAAACCTGTTGATAAGTTTTCAAACTGGGTG GCTGGAAATCATGACAACAGCAGGGTCGCTTCCAGATTCAGTCCAGAATTAGTAGACGGTATCAACATGATTGTTCTTCTTCTCCCTGGTATAGCTGTCACATACATG GGTGAAGAAATCGGAATGGTCGATGGTTACGTGAGCTGGGAAGACACTGTCGACCCAAGCGGCTGTAATACTGATGATCCTATCAATTACTGGACTAAATCCAGAGACCCTGAACGAACTCCATTCCAATGGAATGCTGACAAGAATGCGG gtTTCTCAACTGGGGACAAGACATGGCTACCTGTAGCAGAGGGTTATGAGAACCTCAATGTAGAAGTGCAGAAGGTCGTGAAAAGATCTCACCTTAACGTTTACAAAGCTCTTGTCCAATTAAGAGCAGAAAATACTTTCAGATATGGCAGATTCGAATCTGTAGCCCTCAACAACGATATCTTTGCTTTTAGAAG atgGTACAACGGAGAAACTTATATCGTGGTCATCAACTTTAGGAATGTCCCATACACGGTTGACTTAACCTATTTTGAAAACGTTATTGGTCGATTGGAAGTCGTATTAAGTAGTGTCCAATCTCCCAAAGAAGCTGG ATCCAATGTGGAAGCGTCAGCAGTAGATATAGTGGAGAGCGAAGCTCTAGTATTGAAAGTTTTGTAA